A region of Candidatus Poribacteria bacterium DNA encodes the following proteins:
- the proB gene encoding glutamate 5-kinase, with protein MVKRIVVKVGTSSIVRKDDMGLDEEKLDRIVDDLASVKSSGRDVILVTSGAIGAGAGKLGLRSRPRDIPTQQAAAAIGQSLLMNAYERSFSRHGITVGQMLLTRDDFSDRRRYTNISNTLIALLRYGVVPIINENDTVAVEEIKVGDNDMLSAFTTLLARADLLVILSDIDGLYTADPRKEPNAKLVDVVEEITDELRAFAGGKGGELGTGGMDTKLAAAEVVIGSGEMMVIANSSIQMPVTRLLKGERIGTLFLPRKKGRKLPGRKRWIAYSPRMKGAVRVDRGAYEALVRKGASLLASGIISVEGKFDFGDTIRCLDEKGREFARGLTNYSSEEIKKIMGHKTSEIELILGYRYYDEVIHRDNLVILKPLP; from the coding sequence ATGGTTAAAAGGATTGTGGTGAAGGTTGGGACCAGCTCGATCGTCAGAAAGGATGATATGGGGCTGGATGAGGAGAAGCTGGATAGGATCGTGGATGATCTCGCATCGGTCAAATCGAGCGGCAGGGATGTGATCCTGGTAACTTCCGGGGCGATAGGAGCGGGGGCCGGCAAATTGGGCCTCAGATCCCGTCCTAGAGATATTCCCACTCAGCAAGCCGCCGCCGCCATCGGACAGAGTCTCCTGATGAACGCCTACGAACGAAGTTTCTCCAGACATGGCATCACCGTCGGTCAGATGTTACTAACAAGAGATGACTTCAGCGACCGGAGGAGATATACGAACATAAGCAACACGCTGATCGCCCTTCTCAGATATGGCGTCGTACCCATAATCAACGAGAACGACACGGTAGCGGTCGAGGAGATCAAAGTCGGTGATAATGATATGCTCTCGGCCTTCACGACGCTTTTGGCAAGGGCTGATCTGCTGGTTATTCTCTCAGACATCGACGGCCTCTACACGGCTGACCCCAGAAAGGAACCCAACGCCAAGTTGGTGGACGTCGTCGAGGAAATAACGGATGAGTTGAGGGCTTTTGCCGGCGGAAAGGGCGGTGAGCTGGGAACGGGCGGGATGGACACCAAACTGGCGGCAGCGGAAGTGGTCATCGGATCGGGCGAGATGATGGTCATCGCCAACTCCTCCATTCAGATGCCTGTCACGAGGCTCCTCAAGGGTGAAAGGATCGGAACCCTCTTCCTGCCAAGGAAGAAGGGAAGGAAATTGCCGGGTAGAAAGCGGTGGATAGCCTACTCCCCGAGAATGAAAGGAGCGGTCAGGGTGGACAGGGGAGCATACGAGGCGCTTGTGAGAAAAGGAGCAAGCTTGCTCGCGTCAGGGATAATAAGCGTTGAGGGAAAATTCGATTTCGGTGATACCATAAGATGTCTGGATGAGAAGGGTAGGGAGTTCGCGAGGGGGCTCACCAATTACAGCTCAGAGGAGATCAAAAAGATCATGGGGCACAAAACCTCCGAGATAGAGTTGATCCTCGGCTACAGGTACTACGATGAGGTGATACACAGGGATAACCTTGTTATCCTTAAGCCGTTACCCTAA